In Citrus sinensis cultivar Valencia sweet orange chromosome 2, DVS_A1.0, whole genome shotgun sequence, a single genomic region encodes these proteins:
- the LOC102618671 gene encoding ABC transporter B family member 26, chloroplastic-like isoform X8 has product MATSPHTNLHSVTTFYPTHTKPLPIFTVKIPHFKTKHQFQIISNNKKFKRVSFPITNSAFTDSGVPNNESNDNIIKFFDYFQDLVAFIRQVFPGGSWWNLRNGQEAENPTANPITVWIALSRMWNLIGRDKWIVLVAVASLIVAAVSEISMPRILAEAVFSAQREEAMVFHNSSRFLVLLCVTSGIFSGLRSGCFSIANIVLVKRLRETLYSALLFQDVYFFDTEAVGGLTSRLTADCQRLSNVIGNDINMILRNSLQGAGAFINLLTLSWPLTLSALLICSFLSIIVSVYGQYQKRASVLTQECNAHANNVAQETLCMMRTVRVYGTEEKELGRYKIWLEKLAFIRIRESMAYGLWNMSFITLYRSTQVMAVLLGGMSIMIGQSIGATEKVFQLIDLLPSNQFLSEGVKLQRLMGHVQFVNISFHYPSRPTGGGLGALEASVELIGLYCHLICKQVPILNHVCLTIEANEVVAIVGLSGSGKSTFVNLLLRLYEPSDGQIYIDGFPLTDLDIRWLREKIGFVGQEPQLLQMDIKSNIMYGCPKDVKNEDIEWAAKQAYVHEFILSLPCGYETLVDDDLLSGGQKQRIAIARAILRDPAILVLDEATSALDSESEHYVKGVLHALRNDCKTKRTVIVIAHRLSTIKAVDRIVVIDDGRIIEVGNHAELLHKGRLYAKLVKRQTESLT; this is encoded by the exons ATGGCCACTTCTCCTCACACGAACCTTCACTCTGTCACCACCTTCTATCCCACGCACACCAAGCCACTTCCAATTTTCACTGTCAAAATTCCACATTTCAAAACCAAACaccaatttcaaattatttctaataataaaaaattcaaacggGTTTCATTTCCAATTACAAATTCAGCATTCACCGACAGTGGAGTTCCGAATAATGAAAGCAATGacaatatcataaaatttttcgATTATTTTCAAGATTTGGTCGCCTTTATACGGCAGGTTTTTCCCGGCGGTAGCTGGTGGAATTTGAGAAACGGTCAAGAAGCTGAAAATCCAACAGCGAACCCAATTACTGTGTGGATAGCTCTTAGTAGAATGTGGAATTTAATTGGGCGAGATAAATGGATTGTCCTTGTAGCTGTTGCTTCATTGATTGTTGCTGCG GTTTCAGAGATCTCTATGCCACGGATATTGGCCGAAGCTGTATTTTCAGCTCAGAGAGAGGAGGCAATGGTTTTCCATAACAGCTCGAGGTTCTTGGTTTTGTTATGTGTCACCTCCGGGATATTcag TGGCTTGCGAAGTGGCTGTTTTAGCATTGCAAATATAGTCCTG GTTAAACGTCTTCGGGAAACTCTGTATTCAGCCCTTCTATTTCAG GACGTATACTTTTTCGACACAGAAGCAGTTGGTGGATTGACAAGTAGGCTCACTGCAGATTGTCAAAGACTGTCTAATGTCATTGGAAATGATATTAATATGATATTACGAAATTCTCTTCAg GGAGCAGGTGCATTCATTAACTTGCTGACTTTATCTTGGCCACTCACATTATCGGCACTGCTCATATGCTCTTTTCTGTCTATCATCGTTTCAGTTTATGGCCA GTATCAAAAGAGAGCTTCTGTGTTAACCCAAGAGTGCAATGCTCATGCCAATAAT GTTGCACAAGAAACACTTTGCATGATGCGAACTGTCCGGGTTTATGGAACAGAAGAAAAAGAACTTGGAAG GTACAAGATATGGCTGGAGAAATTAGCTTTTATACGCATTCGTGAAAGCATGGCTTATGGACTCTGGAATATGAGTTTCATCACTCTTTATCGTTCAACACAG GTTATGGCAGTGCTACTTGGAGGGATGTCTATCATGATTGGTCAG TCCATTGGAGCAACTGAAAAAGTCTTCCAATTGATAGATCTCTTGCCCAGCAATCAATTCTTATCAGAAG GAGTGAAATTGCAGAGGCTGATGGGACATGTGCAGTTTGTCAACATATCTTTTCATTACCCATCAAGGCCAACA GGTGGTGGACTTGGGGCTTTGGAGGCTTCTGTTGAACTTATTGGTCTTTATTGTCATCTGATATGTAAACAGGTGCCAATTCTAAATCATGTATGCCTTACCATAGAAGCAAATGAAGTGGTTGCAATT GTTGGTCTAAGTGGCAGTGGAAAAAGCACATTTGTCAATCTTTTACTACGTCTGTACGAACCAAGTGATGGTCAG ATCTATATTGATGGTTTCCCACTTACAGACTTGGACATAAGGTGGCTGAGAGAAAAAATTGGATTTGTTGGACAG GAACCTCAGCTCCTTCAAATGGATATCAAGTCAAACATTATGTATGGTTGCCCTAAAGATGTTAAAAATGAAGATATAGAATGGGCTGCGAAGCAAGCTTATGTGCATGAATTCATTTTATCTCTTCCCTGTGGTTATGAAACCCTTGTGGATGATGATTTGCTCAGTGGAGGGCAGAAGCAGCGAATTGCTATCGCTAGAGCCATACTCAGAGATCCAGCTATTCTAGTGCTTGATGAAGCTACCAGTGCTCTGGATTCAGAAAGTGAACACTATGTAAAG GGGGTTCTTCATGCTCTCAGAAATGACTGTAAAACAAAGAGAACTGTCATTGTCATAGCACATAG GCTCTCTACCATTAAAGCTGTTGACAGAATTGTTGTAATTGATGATGGTCGAATTATTGAG GTAGGTAATCACGCTGAGCTCCTTCACAAAGGCAGGTTGTATGCAAAGTTAGTCAAAAGACAAACAGAATCCTTGACTTGA
- the LOC102618671 gene encoding ABC transporter B family member 26, chloroplastic-like isoform X5: MATSPHTNLHSVTTFYPTHTKPLPIFTVKIPHFKTKHQFQIISNNKKFKRVSFPITNSAFTDSGVPNNESNDNIIKFFDYFQDLVAFIRQVFPGGSWWNLRNGQEAENPTANPITVWIALSRMWNLIGRDKWIVLVAVASLIVAAVSEISMPRILAEAVFSAQREEAMVFHNSSRFLVLLCVTSGIFSGLRSGCFSIANIVLDVYFFDTEAVGGLTSRLTADCQRLSNVIGNDINMILRNSLQGAGAFINLLTLSWPLTLSALLICSFLSIIVSVYGQYQKRASVLTQECNAHANNVAQETLCMMRTVRVYGTEEKELGRYKIWLEKLAFIRIRESMAYGLWNMSFITLYRSTQVMAVLLGGMSIMIGQVSPEQLTKYVLYCEWLIYATWRMVDNLSSLLQSIGATEKVFQLIDLLPSNQFLSEGVKLQRLMGHVQFVNISFHYPSRPTGGGLGALEASVELIGLYCHLICKQVPILNHVCLTIEANEVVAIVGLSGSGKSTFVNLLLRLYEPSDGQIYIDGFPLTDLDIRWLREKIGFVGQEPQLLQMDIKSNIMYGCPKDVKNEDIEWAAKQAYVHEFILSLPCGYETLVDDDLLSGGQKQRIAIARAILRDPAILVLDEATSALDSESEHYVKGVLHALRNDCKTKRTVIVIAHRLSTIKAVDRIVVIDDGRIIEVGNHAELLHKGRLYAKLVKRQTESLT; this comes from the exons ATGGCCACTTCTCCTCACACGAACCTTCACTCTGTCACCACCTTCTATCCCACGCACACCAAGCCACTTCCAATTTTCACTGTCAAAATTCCACATTTCAAAACCAAACaccaatttcaaattatttctaataataaaaaattcaaacggGTTTCATTTCCAATTACAAATTCAGCATTCACCGACAGTGGAGTTCCGAATAATGAAAGCAATGacaatatcataaaatttttcgATTATTTTCAAGATTTGGTCGCCTTTATACGGCAGGTTTTTCCCGGCGGTAGCTGGTGGAATTTGAGAAACGGTCAAGAAGCTGAAAATCCAACAGCGAACCCAATTACTGTGTGGATAGCTCTTAGTAGAATGTGGAATTTAATTGGGCGAGATAAATGGATTGTCCTTGTAGCTGTTGCTTCATTGATTGTTGCTGCG GTTTCAGAGATCTCTATGCCACGGATATTGGCCGAAGCTGTATTTTCAGCTCAGAGAGAGGAGGCAATGGTTTTCCATAACAGCTCGAGGTTCTTGGTTTTGTTATGTGTCACCTCCGGGATATTcag TGGCTTGCGAAGTGGCTGTTTTAGCATTGCAAATATAGTCCTG GACGTATACTTTTTCGACACAGAAGCAGTTGGTGGATTGACAAGTAGGCTCACTGCAGATTGTCAAAGACTGTCTAATGTCATTGGAAATGATATTAATATGATATTACGAAATTCTCTTCAg GGAGCAGGTGCATTCATTAACTTGCTGACTTTATCTTGGCCACTCACATTATCGGCACTGCTCATATGCTCTTTTCTGTCTATCATCGTTTCAGTTTATGGCCA GTATCAAAAGAGAGCTTCTGTGTTAACCCAAGAGTGCAATGCTCATGCCAATAAT GTTGCACAAGAAACACTTTGCATGATGCGAACTGTCCGGGTTTATGGAACAGAAGAAAAAGAACTTGGAAG GTACAAGATATGGCTGGAGAAATTAGCTTTTATACGCATTCGTGAAAGCATGGCTTATGGACTCTGGAATATGAGTTTCATCACTCTTTATCGTTCAACACAG GTTATGGCAGTGCTACTTGGAGGGATGTCTATCATGATTGGTCAGGTATCACCAGAGCAGCTTACCAAGTACGTATTGTATTGTGAGTGGCTGATTTATGCAACTTGGAGGATGGTAGACAATTTATCCTCATTACTGCAGTCCATTGGAGCAACTGAAAAAGTCTTCCAATTGATAGATCTCTTGCCCAGCAATCAATTCTTATCAGAAG GAGTGAAATTGCAGAGGCTGATGGGACATGTGCAGTTTGTCAACATATCTTTTCATTACCCATCAAGGCCAACA GGTGGTGGACTTGGGGCTTTGGAGGCTTCTGTTGAACTTATTGGTCTTTATTGTCATCTGATATGTAAACAGGTGCCAATTCTAAATCATGTATGCCTTACCATAGAAGCAAATGAAGTGGTTGCAATT GTTGGTCTAAGTGGCAGTGGAAAAAGCACATTTGTCAATCTTTTACTACGTCTGTACGAACCAAGTGATGGTCAG ATCTATATTGATGGTTTCCCACTTACAGACTTGGACATAAGGTGGCTGAGAGAAAAAATTGGATTTGTTGGACAG GAACCTCAGCTCCTTCAAATGGATATCAAGTCAAACATTATGTATGGTTGCCCTAAAGATGTTAAAAATGAAGATATAGAATGGGCTGCGAAGCAAGCTTATGTGCATGAATTCATTTTATCTCTTCCCTGTGGTTATGAAACCCTTGTGGATGATGATTTGCTCAGTGGAGGGCAGAAGCAGCGAATTGCTATCGCTAGAGCCATACTCAGAGATCCAGCTATTCTAGTGCTTGATGAAGCTACCAGTGCTCTGGATTCAGAAAGTGAACACTATGTAAAG GGGGTTCTTCATGCTCTCAGAAATGACTGTAAAACAAAGAGAACTGTCATTGTCATAGCACATAG GCTCTCTACCATTAAAGCTGTTGACAGAATTGTTGTAATTGATGATGGTCGAATTATTGAG GTAGGTAATCACGCTGAGCTCCTTCACAAAGGCAGGTTGTATGCAAAGTTAGTCAAAAGACAAACAGAATCCTTGACTTGA
- the LOC102618671 gene encoding ABC transporter B family member 26, chloroplastic-like isoform X6 — MATSPHTNLHSVTTFYPTHTKPLPIFTVKIPHFKTKHQFQIISNNKKFKRVSFPITNSAFTDSGVPNNESNDNIIKFFDYFQDLVAFIRQVFPGGSWWNLRNGQEAENPTANPITVWIALSRMWNLIGRDKWIVLVAVASLIVAAVSEISMPRILAEAVFSAQREEAMVFHNSSRFLVLLCVTSGIFSGLRSGCFSIANIVLVKRLRETLYSALLFQDVYFFDTEAVGGLTSRLTADCQRLSNVIGNDINMILRNSLQGAGAFINLLTLSWPLTLSALLICSFLSIIVSVYGQYQKRASVLTQECNAHANNVAQETLCMMRTVRVYGTEEKELGRYKIWLEKLAFIRIRESMAYGLWNMSFITLYRSTQVMAVLLGGMSIMIGQVSPEQLTKYVLYCEWLIYATWRMVDNLSSLLQSIGATEKVFQLIDLLPSNQFLSEGVKLQRLMGHVQFVNISFHYPSRPTVPILNHVCLTIEANEVVAIVGLSGSGKSTFVNLLLRLYEPSDGQIYIDGFPLTDLDIRWLREKIGFVGQEPQLLQMDIKSNIMYGCPKDVKNEDIEWAAKQAYVHEFILSLPCGYETLVDDDLLSGGQKQRIAIARAILRDPAILVLDEATSALDSESEHYVKGVLHALRNDCKTKRTVIVIAHRLSTIKAVDRIVVIDDGRIIEVGNHAELLHKGRLYAKLVKRQTESLT; from the exons ATGGCCACTTCTCCTCACACGAACCTTCACTCTGTCACCACCTTCTATCCCACGCACACCAAGCCACTTCCAATTTTCACTGTCAAAATTCCACATTTCAAAACCAAACaccaatttcaaattatttctaataataaaaaattcaaacggGTTTCATTTCCAATTACAAATTCAGCATTCACCGACAGTGGAGTTCCGAATAATGAAAGCAATGacaatatcataaaatttttcgATTATTTTCAAGATTTGGTCGCCTTTATACGGCAGGTTTTTCCCGGCGGTAGCTGGTGGAATTTGAGAAACGGTCAAGAAGCTGAAAATCCAACAGCGAACCCAATTACTGTGTGGATAGCTCTTAGTAGAATGTGGAATTTAATTGGGCGAGATAAATGGATTGTCCTTGTAGCTGTTGCTTCATTGATTGTTGCTGCG GTTTCAGAGATCTCTATGCCACGGATATTGGCCGAAGCTGTATTTTCAGCTCAGAGAGAGGAGGCAATGGTTTTCCATAACAGCTCGAGGTTCTTGGTTTTGTTATGTGTCACCTCCGGGATATTcag TGGCTTGCGAAGTGGCTGTTTTAGCATTGCAAATATAGTCCTG GTTAAACGTCTTCGGGAAACTCTGTATTCAGCCCTTCTATTTCAG GACGTATACTTTTTCGACACAGAAGCAGTTGGTGGATTGACAAGTAGGCTCACTGCAGATTGTCAAAGACTGTCTAATGTCATTGGAAATGATATTAATATGATATTACGAAATTCTCTTCAg GGAGCAGGTGCATTCATTAACTTGCTGACTTTATCTTGGCCACTCACATTATCGGCACTGCTCATATGCTCTTTTCTGTCTATCATCGTTTCAGTTTATGGCCA GTATCAAAAGAGAGCTTCTGTGTTAACCCAAGAGTGCAATGCTCATGCCAATAAT GTTGCACAAGAAACACTTTGCATGATGCGAACTGTCCGGGTTTATGGAACAGAAGAAAAAGAACTTGGAAG GTACAAGATATGGCTGGAGAAATTAGCTTTTATACGCATTCGTGAAAGCATGGCTTATGGACTCTGGAATATGAGTTTCATCACTCTTTATCGTTCAACACAG GTTATGGCAGTGCTACTTGGAGGGATGTCTATCATGATTGGTCAGGTATCACCAGAGCAGCTTACCAAGTACGTATTGTATTGTGAGTGGCTGATTTATGCAACTTGGAGGATGGTAGACAATTTATCCTCATTACTGCAGTCCATTGGAGCAACTGAAAAAGTCTTCCAATTGATAGATCTCTTGCCCAGCAATCAATTCTTATCAGAAG GAGTGAAATTGCAGAGGCTGATGGGACATGTGCAGTTTGTCAACATATCTTTTCATTACCCATCAAGGCCAACA GTGCCAATTCTAAATCATGTATGCCTTACCATAGAAGCAAATGAAGTGGTTGCAATT GTTGGTCTAAGTGGCAGTGGAAAAAGCACATTTGTCAATCTTTTACTACGTCTGTACGAACCAAGTGATGGTCAG ATCTATATTGATGGTTTCCCACTTACAGACTTGGACATAAGGTGGCTGAGAGAAAAAATTGGATTTGTTGGACAG GAACCTCAGCTCCTTCAAATGGATATCAAGTCAAACATTATGTATGGTTGCCCTAAAGATGTTAAAAATGAAGATATAGAATGGGCTGCGAAGCAAGCTTATGTGCATGAATTCATTTTATCTCTTCCCTGTGGTTATGAAACCCTTGTGGATGATGATTTGCTCAGTGGAGGGCAGAAGCAGCGAATTGCTATCGCTAGAGCCATACTCAGAGATCCAGCTATTCTAGTGCTTGATGAAGCTACCAGTGCTCTGGATTCAGAAAGTGAACACTATGTAAAG GGGGTTCTTCATGCTCTCAGAAATGACTGTAAAACAAAGAGAACTGTCATTGTCATAGCACATAG GCTCTCTACCATTAAAGCTGTTGACAGAATTGTTGTAATTGATGATGGTCGAATTATTGAG GTAGGTAATCACGCTGAGCTCCTTCACAAAGGCAGGTTGTATGCAAAGTTAGTCAAAAGACAAACAGAATCCTTGACTTGA
- the LOC102618671 gene encoding ABC transporter B family member 26, chloroplastic-like isoform X3 — protein sequence MATSPHTNLHSVTTFYPTHTKPLPIFTVKIPHFKTKHQFQIISNNKKFKRVSFPITNSAFTDSGVPNNESNDNIIKFFDYFQDLVAFIRQVFPGGSWWNLRNGQEAENPTANPITVWIALSRMWNLIGRDKWIVLVAVASLIVAAVSEISMPRILAEAVFSAQREEAMVFHNSSRFLVLLCVTSGIFSGLRSGCFSIANIVLVKRLRETLYSALLFQDVYFFDTEAVGGLTSRLTADCQRLSNVIGNDINMILRNSLQGAGAFINLLTLSWPLTLSALLICSFLSIIVSVYGQYQKRASVLTQECNAHANNVAQETLCMMRTVRVYGTEEKELGRYKIWLEKLAFIRIRESMAYGLWNMSFITLYRSTQVMAVLLGGMSIMIGQVSPEQLTKYVLYCEWLIYATWRMVDNLSSLLQSIGATEKVFQLIDLLPSNQFLSEGVKLQRLMGHVQFVNISFHYPSRPTGGGLGALEASVELIGLYCHLICKQVPILNHVCLTIEANEVVAIVGLSGSGKSTFVNLLLRLYEPSDGQIYIDGFPLTDLDIRWLREKIGFVGQEPQLLQMDIKSNIMYGCPKDVKNEDIEWAAKQAYVHEFILSLPCGYETLVDDDLLSGGQKQRIAIARAILRDPAILVLDEATSALDSESEHYVKGVLHALRNDCKTKRTVIVIAHRLSTIKAVDRIVVIDDGRIIEVITLSSFTKAGCMQS from the exons ATGGCCACTTCTCCTCACACGAACCTTCACTCTGTCACCACCTTCTATCCCACGCACACCAAGCCACTTCCAATTTTCACTGTCAAAATTCCACATTTCAAAACCAAACaccaatttcaaattatttctaataataaaaaattcaaacggGTTTCATTTCCAATTACAAATTCAGCATTCACCGACAGTGGAGTTCCGAATAATGAAAGCAATGacaatatcataaaatttttcgATTATTTTCAAGATTTGGTCGCCTTTATACGGCAGGTTTTTCCCGGCGGTAGCTGGTGGAATTTGAGAAACGGTCAAGAAGCTGAAAATCCAACAGCGAACCCAATTACTGTGTGGATAGCTCTTAGTAGAATGTGGAATTTAATTGGGCGAGATAAATGGATTGTCCTTGTAGCTGTTGCTTCATTGATTGTTGCTGCG GTTTCAGAGATCTCTATGCCACGGATATTGGCCGAAGCTGTATTTTCAGCTCAGAGAGAGGAGGCAATGGTTTTCCATAACAGCTCGAGGTTCTTGGTTTTGTTATGTGTCACCTCCGGGATATTcag TGGCTTGCGAAGTGGCTGTTTTAGCATTGCAAATATAGTCCTG GTTAAACGTCTTCGGGAAACTCTGTATTCAGCCCTTCTATTTCAG GACGTATACTTTTTCGACACAGAAGCAGTTGGTGGATTGACAAGTAGGCTCACTGCAGATTGTCAAAGACTGTCTAATGTCATTGGAAATGATATTAATATGATATTACGAAATTCTCTTCAg GGAGCAGGTGCATTCATTAACTTGCTGACTTTATCTTGGCCACTCACATTATCGGCACTGCTCATATGCTCTTTTCTGTCTATCATCGTTTCAGTTTATGGCCA GTATCAAAAGAGAGCTTCTGTGTTAACCCAAGAGTGCAATGCTCATGCCAATAAT GTTGCACAAGAAACACTTTGCATGATGCGAACTGTCCGGGTTTATGGAACAGAAGAAAAAGAACTTGGAAG GTACAAGATATGGCTGGAGAAATTAGCTTTTATACGCATTCGTGAAAGCATGGCTTATGGACTCTGGAATATGAGTTTCATCACTCTTTATCGTTCAACACAG GTTATGGCAGTGCTACTTGGAGGGATGTCTATCATGATTGGTCAGGTATCACCAGAGCAGCTTACCAAGTACGTATTGTATTGTGAGTGGCTGATTTATGCAACTTGGAGGATGGTAGACAATTTATCCTCATTACTGCAGTCCATTGGAGCAACTGAAAAAGTCTTCCAATTGATAGATCTCTTGCCCAGCAATCAATTCTTATCAGAAG GAGTGAAATTGCAGAGGCTGATGGGACATGTGCAGTTTGTCAACATATCTTTTCATTACCCATCAAGGCCAACA GGTGGTGGACTTGGGGCTTTGGAGGCTTCTGTTGAACTTATTGGTCTTTATTGTCATCTGATATGTAAACAGGTGCCAATTCTAAATCATGTATGCCTTACCATAGAAGCAAATGAAGTGGTTGCAATT GTTGGTCTAAGTGGCAGTGGAAAAAGCACATTTGTCAATCTTTTACTACGTCTGTACGAACCAAGTGATGGTCAG ATCTATATTGATGGTTTCCCACTTACAGACTTGGACATAAGGTGGCTGAGAGAAAAAATTGGATTTGTTGGACAG GAACCTCAGCTCCTTCAAATGGATATCAAGTCAAACATTATGTATGGTTGCCCTAAAGATGTTAAAAATGAAGATATAGAATGGGCTGCGAAGCAAGCTTATGTGCATGAATTCATTTTATCTCTTCCCTGTGGTTATGAAACCCTTGTGGATGATGATTTGCTCAGTGGAGGGCAGAAGCAGCGAATTGCTATCGCTAGAGCCATACTCAGAGATCCAGCTATTCTAGTGCTTGATGAAGCTACCAGTGCTCTGGATTCAGAAAGTGAACACTATGTAAAG GGGGTTCTTCATGCTCTCAGAAATGACTGTAAAACAAAGAGAACTGTCATTGTCATAGCACATAG GCTCTCTACCATTAAAGCTGTTGACAGAATTGTTGTAATTGATGATGGTCGAATTATTGAG GTAATCACGCTGAGCTCCTTCACAAAGGCAGGTTGTATGCAAAGTTAG
- the LOC102618671 gene encoding ABC transporter B family member 26, chloroplastic-like isoform X4 — MATSPHTNLHSVTTFYPTHTKPLPIFTVKIPHFKTKHQFQIISNNKKFKRVSFPITNSAFTDSGVPNNESNDNIIKFFDYFQDLVAFIRQVFPGGSWWNLRNGQEAENPTANPITVWIALSRMWNLIGRDKWIVLVAVASLIVAAVSEISMPRILAEAVFSAQREEAMVFHNSSRFLVLLCVTSGIFSGLRSGCFSIANIVLVKRLRETLYSALLFQDVYFFDTEAVGGLTSRLTADCQRLSNVIGNDINMILRNSLQGAGAFINLLTLSWPLTLSALLICSFLSIIVSVYGQYQKRASVLTQECNAHANNVAQETLCMMRTVRVYGTEEKELGRYKIWLEKLAFIRIRESMAYGLWNMSFITLYRSTQVMAVLLGGMSIMIGQVSPEQLTKYVLYCEWLIYATWRMVDNLSSLLQSIGATEKVFQLIDLLPSNQFLSEGVKLQRLMGHVQFVNISFHYPSRPTGGGLGALEASVELIGLYCHLICKQVPILNHVCLTIEANEVVAIVGLSGSGKSTFVNLLLRLYEPSDGQIYIDGFPLTDLDIRWLREKIGFVGQEPQLLQMDIKSNIMYGCPKDVKNEDIEWAAKQAYVHEFILSLPCGYETLVDDDLLSGGQKQRIAIARAILRDPAILVLDEATSALDSESEHYGVLHALRNDCKTKRTVIVIAHRLSTIKAVDRIVVIDDGRIIEVITLSSFTKAGCMQS; from the exons ATGGCCACTTCTCCTCACACGAACCTTCACTCTGTCACCACCTTCTATCCCACGCACACCAAGCCACTTCCAATTTTCACTGTCAAAATTCCACATTTCAAAACCAAACaccaatttcaaattatttctaataataaaaaattcaaacggGTTTCATTTCCAATTACAAATTCAGCATTCACCGACAGTGGAGTTCCGAATAATGAAAGCAATGacaatatcataaaatttttcgATTATTTTCAAGATTTGGTCGCCTTTATACGGCAGGTTTTTCCCGGCGGTAGCTGGTGGAATTTGAGAAACGGTCAAGAAGCTGAAAATCCAACAGCGAACCCAATTACTGTGTGGATAGCTCTTAGTAGAATGTGGAATTTAATTGGGCGAGATAAATGGATTGTCCTTGTAGCTGTTGCTTCATTGATTGTTGCTGCG GTTTCAGAGATCTCTATGCCACGGATATTGGCCGAAGCTGTATTTTCAGCTCAGAGAGAGGAGGCAATGGTTTTCCATAACAGCTCGAGGTTCTTGGTTTTGTTATGTGTCACCTCCGGGATATTcag TGGCTTGCGAAGTGGCTGTTTTAGCATTGCAAATATAGTCCTG GTTAAACGTCTTCGGGAAACTCTGTATTCAGCCCTTCTATTTCAG GACGTATACTTTTTCGACACAGAAGCAGTTGGTGGATTGACAAGTAGGCTCACTGCAGATTGTCAAAGACTGTCTAATGTCATTGGAAATGATATTAATATGATATTACGAAATTCTCTTCAg GGAGCAGGTGCATTCATTAACTTGCTGACTTTATCTTGGCCACTCACATTATCGGCACTGCTCATATGCTCTTTTCTGTCTATCATCGTTTCAGTTTATGGCCA GTATCAAAAGAGAGCTTCTGTGTTAACCCAAGAGTGCAATGCTCATGCCAATAAT GTTGCACAAGAAACACTTTGCATGATGCGAACTGTCCGGGTTTATGGAACAGAAGAAAAAGAACTTGGAAG GTACAAGATATGGCTGGAGAAATTAGCTTTTATACGCATTCGTGAAAGCATGGCTTATGGACTCTGGAATATGAGTTTCATCACTCTTTATCGTTCAACACAG GTTATGGCAGTGCTACTTGGAGGGATGTCTATCATGATTGGTCAGGTATCACCAGAGCAGCTTACCAAGTACGTATTGTATTGTGAGTGGCTGATTTATGCAACTTGGAGGATGGTAGACAATTTATCCTCATTACTGCAGTCCATTGGAGCAACTGAAAAAGTCTTCCAATTGATAGATCTCTTGCCCAGCAATCAATTCTTATCAGAAG GAGTGAAATTGCAGAGGCTGATGGGACATGTGCAGTTTGTCAACATATCTTTTCATTACCCATCAAGGCCAACA GGTGGTGGACTTGGGGCTTTGGAGGCTTCTGTTGAACTTATTGGTCTTTATTGTCATCTGATATGTAAACAGGTGCCAATTCTAAATCATGTATGCCTTACCATAGAAGCAAATGAAGTGGTTGCAATT GTTGGTCTAAGTGGCAGTGGAAAAAGCACATTTGTCAATCTTTTACTACGTCTGTACGAACCAAGTGATGGTCAG ATCTATATTGATGGTTTCCCACTTACAGACTTGGACATAAGGTGGCTGAGAGAAAAAATTGGATTTGTTGGACAG GAACCTCAGCTCCTTCAAATGGATATCAAGTCAAACATTATGTATGGTTGCCCTAAAGATGTTAAAAATGAAGATATAGAATGGGCTGCGAAGCAAGCTTATGTGCATGAATTCATTTTATCTCTTCCCTGTGGTTATGAAACCCTTGTGGATGATGATTTGCTCAGTGGAGGGCAGAAGCAGCGAATTGCTATCGCTAGAGCCATACTCAGAGATCCAGCTATTCTAGTGCTTGATGAAGCTACCAGTGCTCTGGATTCAGAAAGTGAACACTAT GGGGTTCTTCATGCTCTCAGAAATGACTGTAAAACAAAGAGAACTGTCATTGTCATAGCACATAG GCTCTCTACCATTAAAGCTGTTGACAGAATTGTTGTAATTGATGATGGTCGAATTATTGAG GTAATCACGCTGAGCTCCTTCACAAAGGCAGGTTGTATGCAAAGTTAG